The Eurosta solidaginis isolate ZX-2024a chromosome 4, ASM4086904v1, whole genome shotgun sequence genome includes a window with the following:
- the LOC137250675 gene encoding uncharacterized protein, with protein sequence MLNPTAIIADKLCTYLLEKPSLFPQVDFPKNAKGFIRVHREKLKIQGEFSFPACPDLWRKWCSEAGHKLCLDALAMFRPNEEDLSETAKQKFLDMAAQWKFPIERIRIENDRCFLYLQRNVVKTMLLQEVLKNGVHPNGYGQLEKDPQKRVWLCFSNQTAQESNELSFYRAKLVGDTLVKVLQYSHWTNATEKEATEANKGKCDKVLQLNVTSVAGKPLVPPPGIIAPGKLSHATIRCGLVIDPLTGKLTTLKTSEYLSCRSNDMCLMALHKYGIRAKDDSKFRALMARLGAAAVTVDLLEVRFSSPVQIIRSGKGSTKGAAFILYNSARIESLLRRFEEKVENEDYEQLPAVDDVDFNLLDEEEEWQLIFSYIFAFPNLIESCLDQIEKGACGLHTIIRFLGDLVSLFSVYYRRVRILTQETRKHLMPYVYARIYLVKAVREVLNRTLALLDVEPVDFM encoded by the exons ATGCTTAATCCAACAGCAATAATAGCTGATAAATTATGCACATATTTACTAGAAAAGCCGAGCTTGTTCCCCCAAGTGGATTTTCCAAAAAATGCAAAAGGTTTCATACGTGTGCacagagaaaaattaaaaattcaagggGAGTTCAGTTTCCCTGCTTGTCCTGACCTGTGGCGAAAATGGTGTAGCGAAGCCGGACACAAATTGTGCTTGGATGCTTTAGCAATGTTTCGACCGAACGAAGAAGATTTATCTGAGACCGCAAAACAGAAATTTCTTGATATGGCAGCTCAATGGAAATTCCCCATTGAAAGGATACGGATTGAAAATGATCGTTGTTTTCTATATCTCCAGCGTAATGTTGTTAAGACAATGCTGCTACAAGAGGTGCTCAAGAATGGTGTACATCCTAATGGATATGGTCAATTAGAAAAAGATCCACAAAAGCGAGTATGGCTTTGCTTTTCGAATCAAACTGCGCAAGAATCCAATGAATTGTCATTTTATAGAGCTAAACTTGTGGGTGATACATTAGTTAAAGTTTTACAGTACTCACATTGGACAAACGCTACAGAGAAAGAGGCAACTGAAGCCAACAAGGGGAAATGTGATAAAGTTTTGCAGCTAAATGTAACAAGCGTTGCTGGTAAACCTTTAGTGCCTCCTCCGGGTATAATTGCACCAGGCAAATTAAGTCATGCTACAATACGCTGCGGTCTTGTTATTGATCCTCTCACCGGAAAGTTGACAACTTTAAAAACTAGTGAGTACCTCAG tTGTCGTTCCAATGATATGTGTTTAATGGCCCTGCACAAATATGGGATACGAGCCAAAGATGATTCAAAGTTCCGAGCACTAATGGCACGCTTAGGTGCTGCTGCTGTCACTGTTGACTTATTGGAGGTACGTTTTTCCAGTCCTGTACAAATAATACGTAGTGGTAAAGGGAGCACTAAAG GTGCCGCATTCATTTTATATAATTCTGCTCGCATTGAATCATTACTTCGACGATTTGAGGAAAAAGTAGAAAACGAAGACTACGAACAACTACCGGCGGTCGATGATGTTGACTTCAATTTGCTTGACGAAGAG GAGGAGTGGCAACTAATATTTAGTTACATATTCGCATTTCCGAATTTAATCGAAAGCTGTCTGGACCAGATTGAAAAAGGCGCTTGTGGTCTACATACAATTATCAGATTTCTTGGTGACTTAGTTTCCCTTTTTAGCGTCTATTATCGGCGCGTGCGTATTTTAACT CAAGAGACCCGCAAACACCTAATGCCTTACGTATATGCCCGCATTTATTTGGTGAAAGCAGTACGAGAGGTGCTTAATCGAACCTTGGCTCTACTAGATGTCGAACCTGTTGATTTCATGTGA